A genome region from Eurosta solidaginis isolate ZX-2024a chromosome 2, ASM4086904v1, whole genome shotgun sequence includes the following:
- the LOC137242106 gene encoding uncharacterized protein, which translates to MDNNEDCTTETRDESGHEEDEDEKHTANVQPEERASLSNRKIEKQEDTEEDDEDSLHTVSSVREIKHSVQLITLEEGTYTTATETDSYENVAKIERHICFEQIVEERAIPAPSTSEVVENVREYVKQIDKCMENAEIFTLPRCSTTTPRHSAAEIVEPINKALTLETIKYASDLSFTSKQSDDSFSQLSEIERIAHDEVERIVAENEEAAMMCASECPDFKQVERENKEIAERFKQIMEMFDSFTKNLESLEMPAISQSTEEVVEKAALPLRRRLSFKGIRSADRNEAGAVSAGASGSGSVYNEFCLEVHGDLKNEPEIQDFSLKSYNTPSCSSYTQRVEAALDPMYRDIATTVSGLELLSEFSPSNSAKKRQYKRDVQNLSTIGCQTTGDYYTTMQACTTGSTSFSNFHVAPKAYTQTYDDDVVNALIIDSITDGTTSACTGAVTATFTDTTETSNITVVQPSTIIHGTTDQSALVKIREPPTIIDLTQDTRVTSVVTDAAASDAPCERNYHTIHIEANTSPPSSEMRRPPLCSRLWNVITDFCAAVCLCLQVNKDCLFCLGFFIAFVVSASFLTAFFYRTLSINPQIFQTPAAPPNIAHHVNALHGIHSENSVFGL; encoded by the exons aTGGATAATAATGAAGATTGTACCACAGAAACGCGTGACGAATCAGGGCATGAGGAGGATGAGGATGAGAAGCATACTGCAAATGTGCAGCCAGAGGAGAGAGCTTCCCTAAGCAATCGAAAAATAGAGAAGCAGGAAGACACCGAAGAAGATGACGAAGATAGCTTACACACCGTTTCGAGTGTGAGAGAAATTAAACATTCCGTACAGTTGATTACACTTGAGGAGGGCACATACACTACAGCAACTGAAACGGACTCATACGAAAATGTTGCCAAAATAGAGAGGCACATTTGCTTCGAACAAATTGTCGAAGAACGTGCAATACCTGCACCTTCAACCAGCGAAGTTGTAGAGAACGTGCGCGAATATGTGAAACAGATCGATAAATGTATGGAGAATGCAGAAATCTTCACCTTACCACGCTGTAGTACAACAACACCGCGACACAGCGCTGCAGAAATTGTGGAACCCATAAACAAAGCACTCACGCTGGAGACCATCAAATATGCGTCAGATTTGAGTTTCACAAGCAAGCAAAGCGATGATAGCTTCTCACAGCTTAGCGAAATAGAGCGTATTGCGCATGATGAGGTTGAACGTATTGTTGCTGAAAATGAAGAAGCAGCGATGATGTGTGCCTCCGAATGTCCCGATTTTAAACAGGTCGAGCGCGAAAACAAAGAAATCGCCGAACGTTTCAAACAAATTATGGAAATGTTTGATAGTTTtacgaaaaatttagaaagtcTTGAAATGCCGGCGATCAGCCAGTCAACAGAGGAAGTGGTAGAGAAGGCTGCACTGCCGCTGCGTAGGCGGCTCAGTTTCAAGGGCATACGCAGTGCGGATAGAAATGAGGCGGGTGCTGTAAGTGCCGGCGCATCAGGGAGCGGCAGTGTGTATAATGAATTTTGTTTGGAAGTGCATGGTGATCTTAAGAATGAACCTG AAATTCAAGATTTCTCGCTAAAATCGTATAACACCCCAAGCTGCAGCTCTTATACGCAAAGGGTCGAGGCAGCATTGGATCCAATGTATCGCGACATAGCAACCACAGTAAGTGGTTTGGAATTGCTGAGTGAATTTTCACCATCGAATTCCGCAAAAAAACGTCAATATAAGCGAGATGTGCAAAATCTTAGCACAATTGGCTGTCAAACTACCGGAGATTATTACACAACAATGCAAGCTTGTACCACAGGAAGCACATCCTTTAGTAATTTTCATGTAGCGCCAAAAGCTTATACGCAAACATATGATGATGATGTTGTAAATGCACTTATTATTGATTCAATCACAGATGGCACTACAAGCGCATGCACAGGTGCTGTCACCGCTACGTTTACCGACACCACTGAAACTAGCAACATCACTGTTGTACAACCGAGCACAATAATTCATGGCACCACCGATCAGTCCGCTTTGGTGAAAATACGTGAACCCCCAACTATTATCGATTTAACACAAGACACGCGCGTCACTTCTGTTGTCACCGATGCGGCTGCGTCTGATGCACCCTGTGAACGCAACTATCATACTATACACATTGAAGCGAATACGTCGCCCCCTTCGAGTGAGATGCGTCGTCCACCCTTGTGCTCAAGGCTTTGGAATGTTATTACCGACTTTTGTGCTGCTGTCTGCCTTTGTCTACAGGTTAATAAGGATTGtcttttttgtttaggtttttttATTGCATTCGTTGTAAGCGCTTCATTCTTAACTGCTTTCTTTTATCGTACTTTGAGCATAAATCCGCAAATATTTCAAACGCCAGCTGCGCCACCTAATATCGCGCATCATGTAAATGCTTTACATGGCATACACAGTGAGAATTCTGTATTTGGTTTGTGA